One region of Bacteroidetes bacterium GWF2_43_63 genomic DNA includes:
- a CDS encoding TonB-dependent receptor: protein MNKIVLFFAGILLMSCLQAQVVTVKDRLSGLPLDLVTLTSAQPHAFAVTNPDGQADIRAFKGVEKIEIRILGYKTETMSYAQIEAAGFVVTMTQTGINIDGVVVSATRWNQVSSGVPSSIVSISPKSIALQNPQTAADLLGSSGKVFIQKSQQGGGSPMIRGFATNRLLYTVDGVRMNTAIFRSGNIQNVISLDPFAVENTEVFFGPGSVIYGSDAIGGVMSFQTLTPKLSMTNQPYTSGKAVMRYSSANNEKTGHFDVNVGWKKWAMLTSISTFDYGDLKMGSHGPDEYLQPYYVQRQDSVDRIMTNNDPRVQTPTGFSQMNMMQKVRFSPNEKWDIQYGFHYSETSEYSRYDRLIRYKNGLPRYAEWNYGPQKWMMNNLSVSYNKKNKVFDQLSLRIAQQHFEESRISRDINKPTRETRIEKVEAYSANLDFNKGIGKKNTLFYGAEMVWNDVTSIGFDENIETSIVQDGPTRYPQSVWASYGVYLTDQHKFSDKFMLQGGFRYSMYQLDATFDTTFYPFPYTTTQLNKGAVTGSVGFVLRPSDKWVVTANIASAFRAPNVDDMGKVFDSEPGSVIVPNPDLEAEYAYNADLGVSKVFGEFLKVYTTGYYTILQNAMVRRDFQLNGLDSILYNGELSQVQAIQNAAVANVYGVQAGVEIKLPNGFGFETDYNFQVGEEELDDGTTSPSRHAAPRFGVTRLAYHSGKLDLQLYANYCAEVSYENLPEEEKGKTEIYAIDDNGNTYSPAWYTVNFKAMYQLNTTFAVSAGLENITDQRYRPYSSGIVAPGRNFILSLRANF, encoded by the coding sequence ATGAACAAAATTGTATTGTTTTTTGCAGGCATATTACTAATGTCGTGTCTGCAGGCTCAGGTGGTCACAGTCAAAGACCGTCTGTCCGGGTTGCCACTCGACCTGGTTACGCTCACAAGCGCTCAGCCCCATGCCTTTGCTGTAACCAATCCAGATGGTCAAGCTGATATCAGAGCGTTTAAAGGAGTGGAGAAAATTGAAATCCGTATCCTCGGATATAAAACCGAAACCATGAGCTACGCTCAGATTGAAGCGGCTGGTTTTGTTGTTACGATGACACAAACGGGCATCAACATCGATGGTGTTGTTGTATCAGCTACCCGCTGGAATCAGGTTTCATCGGGTGTTCCGTCATCGATTGTTTCAATTTCGCCCAAATCGATTGCGTTGCAGAATCCGCAAACAGCCGCCGATTTGCTGGGCTCATCGGGAAAAGTGTTTATCCAAAAAAGTCAGCAGGGTGGCGGAAGCCCCATGATACGCGGCTTTGCGACCAACCGCTTGTTGTACACGGTCGATGGAGTTCGCATGAATACGGCTATTTTCCGTTCAGGCAATATTCAGAATGTAATTTCGCTCGATCCTTTTGCTGTTGAAAATACCGAAGTCTTTTTCGGGCCAGGTTCAGTTATTTATGGAAGCGATGCCATCGGGGGCGTGATGAGTTTTCAAACGCTGACGCCCAAGCTTTCGATGACCAATCAGCCCTACACCAGCGGAAAAGCTGTGATGCGTTATTCTTCAGCAAATAATGAAAAGACCGGTCATTTCGACGTGAATGTTGGCTGGAAAAAATGGGCGATGCTCACCAGCATCAGCACGTTTGATTATGGTGACCTGAAGATGGGAAGCCATGGCCCGGATGAATATCTGCAGCCATATTATGTGCAGCGCCAGGACAGTGTGGACCGCATCATGACCAACAATGATCCGAGGGTGCAAACACCGACAGGGTTTTCACAAATGAACATGATGCAGAAAGTTCGCTTTTCGCCCAATGAAAAATGGGACATTCAGTATGGTTTTCATTATTCCGAAACCTCTGAATATTCGCGCTACGACAGGCTTATACGGTACAAGAACGGTTTGCCGCGCTATGCTGAATGGAACTATGGCCCTCAGAAATGGATGATGAATAATCTCAGTGTTTCGTACAACAAAAAAAATAAAGTGTTTGATCAGTTGTCGCTGAGAATTGCTCAGCAACATTTCGAGGAAAGCCGCATCAGCCGAGATATAAACAAGCCAACCAGAGAAACAAGAATTGAAAAAGTGGAGGCGTATTCTGCAAATCTCGATTTCAACAAAGGCATCGGAAAGAAGAATACTTTGTTTTATGGTGCTGAAATGGTCTGGAATGATGTGACTTCAATTGGCTTTGATGAAAATATCGAAACCAGTATTGTACAGGATGGACCTACCCGTTATCCGCAGTCAGTTTGGGCTTCCTATGGAGTTTATCTGACAGATCAGCATAAGTTTTCTGACAAATTCATGTTGCAGGGAGGTTTCAGATACAGCATGTATCAACTGGATGCAACTTTTGATACTACCTTTTATCCTTTCCCGTACACCACCACGCAACTCAATAAGGGTGCGGTTACCGGTAGTGTTGGATTTGTGTTGCGTCCATCAGACAAATGGGTGGTTACTGCAAATATTGCAAGCGCTTTCCGTGCACCAAATGTCGATGATATGGGAAAAGTGTTTGACTCCGAACCGGGCTCAGTCATTGTTCCCAATCCTGATCTGGAGGCGGAATACGCATATAATGCCGATCTTGGTGTGTCGAAAGTTTTTGGAGAATTTCTGAAAGTTTATACCACCGGCTACTACACGATTCTGCAAAATGCAATGGTCCGTCGCGATTTTCAATTAAATGGACTTGACAGTATTTTGTACAATGGCGAATTAAGCCAGGTGCAGGCCATACAGAATGCCGCGGTAGCCAATGTTTACGGTGTGCAGGCAGGCGTTGAAATCAAGCTCCCGAATGGCTTTGGTTTTGAAACGGATTATAATTTTCAGGTAGGCGAAGAGGAACTGGATGATGGCACTACAAGTCCGTCGCGTCACGCAGCACCGCGTTTTGGTGTGACAAGACTGGCCTATCATTCCGGCAAACTCGATTTGCAGTTATATGCGAATTATTGCGCCGAAGTTTCGTATGAAAATCTTCCCGAAGAGGAAAAAGGGAAAACCGAAATCTATGCTATAGATGATAACGGAAATACATATTCACCTGCATGGTACACCGTCAATTTTAAAGCGATGTATCAGCTGAATACTACTTTTGCTGTTAGCGCTGGATTGGAGAATATTACAGATCAGCGCTATCGTCCATATAGCTCTGGTATTGTTGCGCCGGGACGTAATTTTATTTTGTCGCTCCGGGCAAATTTTTAA
- a CDS encoding superoxide dismutase: protein MKFELPPLPWAADALEPIISAKTIEFHYGKHHQAYVNNLNNLLPGSPFEKAPLEQIVVEAEGGIFNNAAQVWNHTFYWNCLTPKGGGQPSGDLMDAIVRDFGSFEEFQKQFTQAAATLFGSGWAWLSADEDGKLVITQESNAGNPMRKGLEPLLTCDVWEHAYYLDKQNRRPDYIADFWKLVDWEAVSERY from the coding sequence ATGAAATTCGAATTACCTCCTCTGCCCTGGGCAGCCGATGCACTTGAGCCTATTATCAGTGCAAAAACCATTGAGTTTCACTATGGCAAACATCATCAGGCCTATGTGAATAATCTGAACAATCTGTTACCCGGCTCACCTTTCGAAAAAGCGCCACTGGAGCAGATTGTAGTAGAAGCCGAAGGCGGTATTTTCAACAATGCAGCACAGGTGTGGAATCATACATTTTACTGGAACTGTCTTACGCCAAAAGGTGGCGGGCAACCCAGCGGAGACCTGATGGATGCTATTGTTCGCGACTTCGGATCGTTTGAAGAATTTCAGAAACAATTCACGCAGGCAGCTGCAACGCTGTTTGGAAGCGGCTGGGCATGGCTCAGTGCCGATGAAGACGGCAAGCTTGTCATTACTCAGGAATCCAACGCGGGCAACCCGATGCGCAAAGGTCTGGAGCCGCTGCTCACCTGCGATGTGTGGGAGCACGCCTATTATCTTGATAAGCAAAACCGGCGCCCCGACTACATTGCAGACTTCTGGAAGCTGGTGGACTGGGAAGCTGTGTCGGAAAGATATTAG